The sequence below is a genomic window from Rhodopirellula bahusiensis.
GATGCGCAGACGGATACTTCCGGTCCAACGCATACGGCAGATACACCGACGCCGTGCCGTTGGCCAAATCATGTTCGTGCAAAGCCTCGCGAGTCTTAACAAAACGCCGCAGCGGTTCAATCAAATCATCTGGCATCGGAACCAATCGACTCTTGTTGCCCTTGGACTGACGAATCTCGATTTGCTTGTTCGCAAAATCAATGTCCTTGACCCGCAACCGATGCGCCTCACTGATCCTCATCCCGCAACCATACAGCAACTTCGCGATCACCAGATACACGCCCTCGAGTCCCTCGAACACTTGGCCTACCTCACCAGGTGACATCACCGTGGGAGCCATCGAATCCTTGTTCGCACGGATCGCTTCGATCTTCCCCATCTCCCGCTTCAGCACCAATTCGAAGAACTTCAGCAAAGAATGAAACGCTTGGTTCTGAGTCGACGGAGAAACGTTGCCATCCACCGCCAAATCCGTCAGGTGAGCCTCCACGTCAGAAGCGTGAATCCGGTCGAAATCCGCCAAACAATTCAGTCCACGGTCCGCCATGAACGCCTTCAGTTTGTTCACATAGCTGCGTTCAGTCGCGATCGCCAAACCGGCTCGACGCATCGATCGACGGAACTCCTGAATCGCATCCATCTCATTGGGATTGATTTTGCCGACCACATCGTCGATCGAATCCAACCCGCCTGTCCTAGCTTGCTCGATCAAGATGATCTCACCCATCTTTTCCTTCAGCGGCAGCAGGTCGTCCACCTCTCGACGCTGGATCGTTTCACGGTACTGAATCAAGCCCTCGATGATCTTCATCCGCTTCCAAGCCGGCACCTCCGCATCGCGACGTGATTGAAGGAACGCAATCACATCATCAGCCGAGAACGCCCAATCCGGTTCCGTCTTCCGCCGGTGGAATTGGCAAAGCTTTTGGAACCATATCTTTGCCCAACGTTGCTTCTGCTCGGCACTCGCCGGTTTCGAAAACGTCCCCATAACAACTCAACTCCCGCAC
It includes:
- a CDS encoding integron integrase yields the protein MGTFSKPASAEQKQRWAKIWFQKLCQFHRRKTEPDWAFSADDVIAFLQSRRDAEVPAWKRMKIIEGLIQYRETIQRREVDDLLPLKEKMGEIILIEQARTGGLDSIDDVVGKINPNEMDAIQEFRRSMRRAGLAIATERSYVNKLKAFMADRGLNCLADFDRIHASDVEAHLTDLAVDGNVSPSTQNQAFHSLLKFFELVLKREMGKIEAIRANKDSMAPTVMSPGEVGQVFEGLEGVYLVIAKLLYGCGMRISEAHRLRVKDIDFANKQIEIRQSKGNKSRLVPMPDDLIEPLRRFVKTREALHEHDLANGTASVYLPYALDRKYPSAHRELKWQYLFASHRLSRDPRTGRIHRHHLHSSTFPTHLRRAVERAGILKHVTSHTFRHCFATHLLWQGTDIRQIQQLLGHSDVKTTEIYTHVRNPNEAKVVSPLDRLVQDEAATVGCARAD